Part of the Calditrichota bacterium genome, GAAAAGGTGGTCGTAGAGCCGCACTTCTGCGGGCAAGGCGTGGGCAGCGGAGACCCAGTGGATGGTCGCCTTCACCTTCCGCCCATCCGGCGAATCGCCTCCCCTGGTCGCCGGGTCATACGTGCAATGGACCTCGACCACCCGGCCTTGCTCATCTTTGACCACATCGACGCACTTGACAAAGTAGGCGTAGCGCAAGCGCACCTCGCGCCCTGGAGCCAGACGGTAGTACTTGGGCGGCGGCACCTCCCGGAAGTCGTCCTGCTCAATGTACAAGACCCGGGAGAAGGGTACCTTGCGGGTGCCCATGCTGGGGTCCTCTGGGTTGTTGATCGCCTCCAGCTCCTCGGTCTGACCCTCGGGGTAGTTGAGAATCACCAGCTTCAGCGGACGCAGCACCCCCATGACGCGCGGGGCGCGCTTGTTGAGGTCCTCGCGCAAGCAATGTTCCAAGAGGGCAATGTCCACCGTGCTCTCGCGTTTGGCCACCCCGATCCGCTCGGCGAAGGTTCGGATGGCCTCCGGAGTGTAGCCGCGGCGGCGCAACCCCGAGATGGTCGGCATGCGGGGGTCATCCCAGCCGCGCACATAGCCGCCCTGAACCAGCTCCAACAGCTTGCGCTTGCTCATCACCGTGTAGGTGAGGTTGAGGCGCGCGAATTCGATTTGCTGCGGGTGGTAGATGCCCAACTGGTCCAGGAACCAGTCGTACAGAGGGCGATGGTCCTCAAACTCCAAGGTGCAGATGGAGTGGGTGATCCCCTCGATCGAGTCCTCCAGCCCATGTGCCCAGTCGTAGGTGGGGTAGATGCACCACTTGTCGCCGGTGCGGTGGTGCCGAGCGTGCAGAATGCGGTACATGACCGGGTCGCGCATGTTGAGGTTCGGCGAGGCCATGTCGATCTTGGCACGCAGCACGCGAGACCCGTCGGGGAATTCGCCGGCCCGCATCCTGCGGAACAGGTCCAAGTTCTCCTCCACCGAGCGGTCGCGGTAGGGGCTGTTTTTCCCCGGCTCGGTGAGGGTACCACGGTACTCGCGGATCTGCTCGGGGCTCAGGTCGCACACATACGCCTTGCCCGCTTTGATGAGCTGTTCCGCCCACTGGTACATCTGCTCGAAATAGTCGGAGGCGAAGTACAGGCGGTCTTCCCAGTCGAAGCCTAACCAGCGCACGTCCTCGATGATCGCCTGGACGTATTCCTCCTCTTCCTTGGTGGGATTGGTGTCGTC contains:
- a CDS encoding glutamine--tRNA ligase/YqeY domain fusion protein, producing the protein MAAPERDEDSEKNDKEETPRSPNFIRAIIEEDLKNNRFGGRVHTRFPPEPNGYLHIGHAKSICLNFGLAEEFGGKCNLRFDDTNPTKEEEEYVQAIIEDVRWLGFDWEDRLYFASDYFEQMYQWAEQLIKAGKAYVCDLSPEQIREYRGTLTEPGKNSPYRDRSVEENLDLFRRMRAGEFPDGSRVLRAKIDMASPNLNMRDPVMYRILHARHHRTGDKWCIYPTYDWAHGLEDSIEGITHSICTLEFEDHRPLYDWFLDQLGIYHPQQIEFARLNLTYTVMSKRKLLELVQGGYVRGWDDPRMPTISGLRRRGYTPEAIRTFAERIGVAKRESTVDIALLEHCLREDLNKRAPRVMGVLRPLKLVILNYPEGQTEELEAINNPEDPSMGTRKVPFSRVLYIEQDDFREVPPPKYYRLAPGREVRLRYAYFVKCVDVVKDEQGRVVEVHCTYDPATRGGDSPDGRKVKATIHWVSAAHALPAEVRLYDHLFTVPDPGDVPEDVDWKTFLNQNSLEVLTSCQVEPSLAGAKPGFRCQFERQGYFCVDPDTTEDRLVFNRTVTLRDTWAKIEKSLKAETEQA